The Urbifossiella limnaea nucleotide sequence TCCGCAACCGCGAGATGGTCGCCGGGTGCGCCCTGGCCGTGTTCTTCTGGGACGGGCAGAGCCCGGGCACCGCCGACGCCATCGCCCGGGCGCGCAAGGCGGGGGTGCCGGTCGAGGTCGTGCGGTACGCCGACCCCGCCCCGCCCCCGGGTACGCCGGCCCCGCCCGCGCGGGCAGTCCCCCAGGCCACCCCGGTCGCGCCCCCGGCCCCGCCGACCGGCGGCCCGCCACCGCCCCCGGCGCCGCGGCTGCTGGACCGGGTGCGGGACGCCCTCCGGGTGCGGCACTACGCGATCCGCACCGAGCGGGCGTACACCGACTGGGTCCGCCGGTTCGTCCTGTACCACGACAAGCGCCACCCCGACGGCATGGGGGCGGCCGAGGTGACCGCCTTCTTGACCCACCTGGCGGTCGAGGGGGAAGTCAGTGCGAGCACCCAGAACCAGGCGTTCAGCGCGCTGCTGTTCCTGTACCGGCACGTCCTCGGGGCCGAGCCGGGGAAGATCGCCGGGGTCGTCCGGGCCGCCCGCCGGCGGGCCGAGCCGGTCGTCCTGACCCGGCCGGAGGTGACCGCCGTCCTCCGGAAGATGCCGGACCCGTACCGGCTGATGTGCGAGTTGATGTTCGGGAGCGGGCTGCGGCTTATGGAGGTCCTCCGGCTACGGGTCAAGGACATCGACCTGGACCGGGCCGAGATCACAGTCCGGATGGGGAAGGGCGGGAAGGACCGGCGGACCGTGCTGGCGGAGGCCGTCCGGCCGCGGATGCTGCTCCAGCTGGACGAGGTGCGGCGGGTCCACGAGCTCGACCTGGCGGCCGGGCGGGGGCGGGTGTGGCTGCCGGAGGCGCTGGCGCGGAAGCTACCGGGGGCGGCGGCCGAGTACAAGTGGCAGTGGGTGTTCCCGTCGGGTAGACTGTCGATCGACCCGCGAAGCGGGGAGGAGCGGCGGCACCACGCGCACGAGTCGAGCCTGTCGCGGGCGGTGACCGGGGCGGTGGCGGCGGCGGGGCTGTCGAAGCGGGCGACGAGTCACGCGTTCAGGCACAGCTTCGCCACCCACCTGTTGGAGGCGAAGTACGACATTCGAGTCATTCAGGAGTTGTTGGGCCACGCGAACGTGGAGACGACGATGATCTACACGCACGTGCTGAACAAGGGGGGGCGGGGGGTGCAGAGTCCGCTGGACGCGGAGTAGGCCTTCGCAAGGTGCGTTAGCAGGATAGATTGCAAAGCTGTTCGGATCGAAGTTCGGCGGAAGTGGTTTGTGGCGGAGCTGTTACCGCCGCCGGATCCCCGTCGGTGGCGAAATGTGATAGATTGCAAAGCCGCAAATCACGCACTGGTTCGGCGACGGAGGCGTCTTAGCGGTGGCATTCCCCGAACTCGATGATTTCCCGGAGCGGCACCCCGGCCCCTACGAGTGCCAGATGGGCGGGATCATCACAGACTTGCTGCGGGTGTTCGTCGGCAGGGTGCCGGACGCCGAGAGCCACGCCCGCGTCGCCGAGTTGGCCGCCACGCCGGCGCGGTGGTCGGCCGGGCACGCGGTGTTCGACGAGATCCGCCGCCGGCTGCTGGCGGCGATGAAGGCCAAGGATGTGCCGCGGGAATGCCAGCACCACTTCGAGGAGTCGTGCTGCCAGGCCCTGTACAACGCCACCGCCCCTGCCGACCCGTTCGACCCCGGCTCGGCGTTCTTCGTGGCCCCGCAGGCGCTCGGGCTGGCGCGAGCGGTCGGGGTTCCCGCCGCGGAGGTCGTGGCGGTGCTGGCCCCAGAGCCGTAGCCGGCCGAACCCCACGCTGCAGCAGACCGCCAGCTCAATCGCGCTTTTCAGCGGCATGGGTGGGCCGGCCCGTGGTACGATTCCCGGGCGGCTGCTGAGCTTTCTGTTCGGCGGCGGAGGGCTTACGAAGGGTGAGCGTCAAAGTCCTCGCGCTCGACTTGGAGCGCACCCTGATCGACAACGCCCTCAGCGGTCGCCCACGCCCCGGCCTGTCCGAGTTCCGGTGGGAGACTCCGTCCGTCACCGCCGACACCGTGAGCCGACCCTTCGAGTACGTGGTACTGGACACCCCCGGGCTGGCCCGTGCCGCTGACCCCGAAGCGTTCGCCGAGTACTTCCCCCGGGCCGCAGACGGCGTGGTCGAGTTCACCAACCTCGGCGGGGATGCGGTTCTGATCGCCCCGTCCCCGGTTGCCGACCGCTCCGCCTACGGGCACCTCGGGGCTTTCGTGCGGCATGCCCCGGAGACGCAGCGGGACGCCCTGTGGCGGGCCGTCGGAGAGGCGATGGCCCGGCGGATCGGGGCCAAGCCGGTGTGGCTCAGTACCGCCGGGGCCGGGGTGCCGTGGCTGCACGTGCGGCTGGACGACCGGCCCAAGTACTACGGGTTCGCCCCTTATCGTTAGCAGGCGGCCGAACCCCACGCTGCAGCAGACCGCCGGCTCATTCGCGCTTTTCGCTGGCTCGCGGCGCCCGGTTCTGATCTGCTACCCGGGCGGCTGCTGAGCTTGTTGTTCGGCGGCGGAGGCACTCGGTGGTCGAAGCGTCGGTGACGCAGCTGCGGGAACTCGCCCTCGCCATCCCACGGCCCGGCTGCGAATGGGAGGACCGGCCGCGGTTCGACTCGCCCACCGCGCCCGAGATCGTCGCCGCATTTGAGCGGGCCGCCGGGTTCCCGCTGCCGGCCGACTTCCGTGCGTTCCTGGCCTCGACCGGCGGCGTGGTGGGCATGTCCGTCCACAACGGCTACTGGTTGGGCAGCGTTGATCGCCTGTCGCTTTCGGACTTCCCACAATCGGCCGGCGGAGAGTCGGTCGCCCCGGTCGGCACCGACGGCGGCGGCAATGCCTTCCTGTTGTCGGCCAGCGGCCGGGTCTGGCGGTGGGATCACGAGACGGGTAGTGTGTCGCAGGTGGCTACGACGTTCGCAGGCTTCCTGGAGCGGGTTGTCGCCGACTGGGCGGCCTACGTCGCCGACACGCCGGGGTGGCGGTTCCTGGTTTAGCCCCAAACGCCGAACCCTACGCTGCAGCTGACCCGGCCCGCCTTTTCTGCCTGTGACACCGAGCTGTCACGGGCGGGCCGGGCAGCTGAGCTTTTCGTTCGGCGAGGTCGATCCACGGAAGCGAGTCCCAATGAGGTGGAGCGGCGGGGTCTCTGAGGGGAAACCGGCGACGGAACTCTATCTGGCGGCGCCACCCGGAATAGCCGCTTCGGGGTCCGGGCCGCCGGTCCCAGTCTGGGCCTTACTCGACACCGATGCGCCCACCACTCGGGTCAGGGCGGCGCTCCTGATCCAGGCAGGCGGGGAGCCCCTCGGCGGCTCCCCGCCGCTGTACCGTGTGCGTATTTGCTTTGTCGATTGGTTCTACGCCCGGCGGTACGGCGGCCCCGGCGTCCACTTCCTCGACCGGGTTGTGGCGGCGGATCAGGACCTCGCCGGGCCGGAGATGACCCTCGGCCGGGACATCCTCTCGGAAGGGTCACTGACCGTGGACAGCCAAACCCGAGGGTTCCGACTGGAACTCCTGACAGACAATGAAGCGGCGGGCGGTGGGTGATGGTACGCTGTGGAGCGGGTGCCGCGCCGAACCAGACGTTTCACATTAGCTGACCCTCTCGTCGAGCTTCAACTGTTGCACCGGGCGATCGCGACATCCGTAGCGTTTACTGCTGCGGAGTTCGAGAGTTGCGCCACCGCGTGAGGCGTGTGCTTCATGCGGGCAACAGTCGGGGTTCGTCGGCATCCTGGCCGGAATTCGTCCCTGGTGTGGGGAGGGATTCCGTGTCTCGACAGAAGATCGTCATCTACTGCCGGTACTCGTCCGACATGCAGCGGGCCGACAGCTGCGCCGACCAGGAGCGGGCCGTCCGGGCCGTCCTCATGCGGCACGGATACGCCGCGGACGACATCATTGTCATCAAAGACGAGGCCGAGTCTGGGACCAAGACGGCGCGCGAGGGCTTCCAGCTGCTCCGCGCGATGATCGCCCGCGGGGAGGTCGCCGCCGTCGCGGTCGACGACCAGTCCCGGCTCGCCCGGGACAACAACTCTTTCGCGTTCATCCAGGACCTGGTGTTCGCCGGCGGGCGGTTCCTCAGCACCGGGGAGGGGATCGACACGGACGTCTCCGGGTGGGAGCTTAAGGTGCAGGTCCTCCAGCTCCACCACGGGCAGACCGTCCGCGACCTCCAACACCGGGTCCGCCGCGGCCAGGAGGGGCGGGTCCGGGCCGACGGCAGCGCCGGCGACTTCCCGTACGGGTACGAGTCCTTCTACCTCGACCCGGACTGGGCCGCGCAGCTCGCCCGCCGCGGCCCCAAGCCCAAGAAGGGGGTCCGGGTGTGCGAGGTCGAGGCGGGGTGGGTGCTGCAGGTGTTCGCGTGGTTCGTCGCGGGGTACTCGATCGGGTGGATCGCGCGGGAGCTGACCCGCCTCGGGGTGCCCAAGGGCGGCCGGGCGACGACCCCCGGGTGGCACCCCCAACAGGTCCACCGGATCCTCACCAACGCCAAGTACGTCGGCCACTGGGTGTGGGGCATGACAACGACCGTCCGCGACTCCGGGGGCCGTAAGAAGCAGGCGGCCGTGCCCCGCGGGCAGGAGGTGACGCGGGACCGGCCCGACCTGCGAATCGTCGAGCAGGGCGTGTGGGACCGGGCCGCCACCCGGCTCGCTGAACTGGGCGCGACGTTCGGGACGAAGGACGGGCAGAAGCGGCGCGGCCCGAAGCCCAACCCGGCGGACATCTACCCGCGGTCGCCGCTCGGCGGGATCCTCACGTGCGGGGCGTGCGGCGCCAAGCTGTGGCTGCACCACAGCAACGCCCGCCGGTACTACGCCTGCCCGGGGGCGAAGAAGGGGCTGTGCGGGATGACCACGCAGGTGCCGGCCGACCGGGCGGAGGGGGCGCTGACCGCGTACCTCCTCGACCTCCTCCGCGGCTGGCCGGACTGGATGGGGGTACTCTTCCGGCTGACGTGCGACGCCGTCCGGGCGGCCGCCGACCGGGTGCCTGCGGAGCGGGAGCGGGACGCCCGGCGGGCCGACGACCTCGACCGTCAGATCCGCAACCTGGTGGACGCGCTGGCGGCCGGCGGGTTGAGCAGCCCGGCGGTCGCCGCCCGCCTCCGGGAGGCCGAGGGGGAGAAGGCCGAGGTCGAGCGCCGGCTGGCCGGGTACGCGGCGGTCGGCTCGGCCGCTGTCGCCCTGCCCGACGAGGCGTGGGTGGCGGCGCGGCTCGGGGAGTGGGCCGCCCGCGCGGCGTCGGCGGCCGGCCCGGAATCGCTCCTCCGACTCGCGCTGGCGTCGGCGGCCGCCGAACCGGTGATCGCCGCCGGCAAGAAGCGCGGGTTCGTCCGGTTGCGGGTCCGGGTCAACGCCTGGGGCGCCCTGGCCGCCGCCGCGGGGGATTCCCTCCCCGCGACGGTACGGCACGCGCCGGCGGCGCCCGCGGACCCCGGCCCGGAGTTCAGCCTCGACCTGGGCGAGCCGACGGCGATGGACCGCTGGGCGCCGGCGATCGCCGAGTGGCGCGCGGCTGGGGTGACCTGGGAGGAGATTGTCCGGCGCACGGGCATGGATCTGAACCGCGTCTTCGTCGCCTGGAAGAGGTACACCGGCGCGTCCGGGGACGGCCCGCAGGCGGCGTGAGTTCGACCGACTGATGATCGGCTTCGAGGCCCGGCAAGGTTGCCGGGCCTCGTCGTTTTTCGTCCCGCCAGATTCCCGACACGAGGAGGAGATCATGCCGAACTGGTGGTTGATCTGGGCCGAGCGGATTGCCCGCGTCCTCGCCGAGGCGTGGCTGCGGTCGCGGCACGCCGGTGGTACCGGGCCGGCCGCGCCGGCCGACCCGGACGCGAACCTCGACCCGGGTGCTCCGGTGGCGGAGGCGCCATTCAACGACCCGGCGCCGCCGGGGGTGCTCCCGTGACGCGCCTCCGACACCTCACCCTCGACCGGCCGCTGGCCGTGATCGACCTGGAGAGCACCGGCACCGACCCCGCGACCGACCGCGTCGTCGAAGTCGCTGTCCTGACGGTCGCCCCGGACGGCACCGATGAACTGTTCGCGACGCGGGTAAACCCGGGCCGCCCGATCCCGGCCGCCGCGTCCGCGGTCCACGGCATCGGCGACGCCGACGTGCGGGACGCCCCGGCGTTCGCGGCGCTGGCCCCGGTCCTGGCCCGGCGGCTCGCCGAGTCCGACCTGGCCGGGTTCGGCATTGCGGGGTTCGACCTGCCGCTCCTGGTGAACGAGTTCGCCCGGGCCGGGGTAGCGTTCTCCCTCGCCGGGCGGGCCATCCTGGACGCCCTGGCAGTGTACCGCCGGCACGAGGCCCGCACCCTGTCGGCGGCGGTCGCGTTCTACCTCGGTCGGGACCACGCGGACGCCCACGCCGCCGGCGCCGACGCGGTCGCGGCCGCCGCCGTACTCGACGCCCAGGTGGCCCGGTACGGGTTGCCGGCGGCGCCGGCCGACCTACACGCCGTGCTCGTCGAGGTGGACGTGGCCGGCAAGTTCCGGCGCGGCCCGGGCGGGGCGGTGGTATTCGCCTTCGGCAAGCACGCCGGGCGGCCGCTGGCCGACGTGGCCCGCACCGACGCGGACTACCTGGGGTGGATGCTCACCCGTCCATTCCTGGTCGATGCCCACGACCTGGTGCGGGCCGCGCTCGCCGCCGTCCACGGGCGGCGCTAAAGATCGATCACCATTGCGTCATAATAACAGAGAGGCCGGTTAGCCCGGCTCCCGCCCCGCCACATCCACGACTGATCGGGAATTCGCCATGAACGTGTTCCGCCCCCCACCACCACCCGACCCCGCTCGCGACAAGTTCGCTCTGGCCCGCAAGGAGTTGTCGGCCGCCCTGATCGAACGCGACGAGGAAATCGACCTCGCCCTCACCGCCCTGCTCGCCAACGAGCACGTCCTGCTGGTCGGCCCGCCCGGGTGCGGCAAGAGTTTGCTGCTCGACAGTCTCCTGTCTTGGACCGGCGGGAGCAAGTTCTCGATCCTGCTGACCAAGTTCACCACCCCCGAGGAGGTGTTCGGGCCGGTCAGCCTGGCCGGCCTGAAGGAGGACCGGTACGTCCGAGTCACGGCCGGCCGGCTGCCGGAGGCCGACTTCGCGTTCGTCGATGAGGTGTGGAAGGCCTCCAGCGCGGTCCTCAACACGCTCCTCAAGATCCTCAACGAGCGGACCTACGACGCCGGCGACGGGGTCGCCCGCCGGGTGCCGCTCCGGCTGTGCGTCGCGGCCTCGAACGAGTGGCCGAGCCCGGACACCGGCAAAGAGTTGTCCGCCCTGCTGGACCGGTTCGTCCTCCGCGCCACGGTCTCCCCGATCCGCTCGCAGGCCGGCCGGCAGCGGCTCCTGTGGACCCGCGACCATGCCCCCAAACTCACCACCGCGGTGACCCCGGCCGAGGTCGACCAGGCCCGGCGGCGGGCGCAGAGCCTGCCGTGGTCGGCCGAGGCGAAGGAGGCACTGGAAGTGATCCTGAAGGAGCTGGCGAAGGAGGGAGTGCGGCCGGGCGACCGGCGGCAGTTCAAGACGGTCGGCGTGGTACAGGCGTTCGCCTACCTGTGCGGCGCCGACGAGGTGCAGCCCGAGCACCTGGAGGTCGCCCGGCACACCCTCTGGGACGACCCGCAGGAGCAGCCGCAGGCGGCCGCCCGGGTGATCGCCAAGATCGCCAACCCGGTCGGGATGCGGGTCACGCAGTTGCTGCTCGAGGTCGAGGAGGTGCTGGCCGCGGCCGAGGTGCGGAACCTGGCCGACGCCGCCCGGGCCGCGGCCAAGCTCGCGGAGGTCGACCGGCAGCTCGCCGGGCTCACGGGGAACGGCCGGGTCGCGGCGGGCCGGGCGTACGTGAAGGACCAGCTCCGCCAGCTCAAGCTCGCCTCGATCGAGGCCGTCTGACCCCGTCCCGGCCCGTCAACACCCCACCGCATCGAACCCGACGGCCGTCCGCGACCCGGTGCGCGCGGCCGCGCGCACCGGGTCGCGGGCGGCCGCAGTCCCACACCCACGACCCGAGGAGGACATGGACCCGAACGACCTGCTGAAGTTGCTCGACCTGGACGGCAAGCCGCCCGCCGCGCCGGCGGTGTCCGGGGTGGTGATCGCACCCGCGGCCGGCCCGACTCCGATGGCCGACGCCGGCCCGACGGCGCTGGAGGTCGACGCCTGGGGGCTGCGCCGCGGGCGCGACCTGGTCGCCGAGAGCCCCCGGCTCCGGGACGCGGGCACCGGCGAACACGCTGCCGCCGACTTCTTCTGCGCGGGATTCGACCCCGACCCCCGGCTCCGGGAGTCGTGCGCCGACCCGCGCCGGCACCGCTACCTCGCCCAACTCCTGGACACCCCGGAGTACCGCGCCCTGCACGCGGCCACTCACCTCGACGACACCGCCGCCGGGATCGCCGCGGCCCACTTCGCCGAGCAGTTCGCCGCACTCGAACGGGAGGCGGCGGCCGGGGCGGCGCCGGGGGCGGGGGACGGGCTGGCGGTGGAGATGGCCACCCTGCGGGCCGTGGGCCGGGCCGTCGCGGCGGCCGGGACGGAGGTCACGGAGCTACACGAGGCGGCGGGCGCGCTCGGGATGGGGCCGGGGATGCCGGGCGCGAACAACCCGGCGGCTGTGGCCGCGCTGTTCCGGCAGGTGCGGGGCGACCCCGCCCTACGGCGGATCTGCGACCTCGCCGGTCGGTTCCGGCGGGTCGCGCAGAGCAAGCAGCGTATGAAGGCGACCCACGGGCTGGACGACGTGGTCGGGGTCGAGCCGGGCGGGGACGTCGGTCGGCTGCTGCCGTCCGAGCTGGTGCGGCTCATGGTCCCCGAGCTGGAGCTCGACACCCTCCGGCGGATCGTCGAGCGTCAGGCCCTGTGCCGGGAGCACCACGCGGTCGAGCCGGCCGGGAAGGGGCCGGTCGTCGTGTGCCTCGACGAGTCCGGCTCCATGTCCGGGGAGAAGATCCACACCGCCAAGGCGCTGGCGCTCGCCCTGGCGTGGGTGGCCCGGAGCCAGCGGCGGTGGTGCGCGCTGGTGGCGTATTCCGGGGACAGCGGCGAGCGGCTCCTGCCGCTGCCGCCCGGCCGGTGGGACGAGGCGCGGCTCCTGGACTGGCTCGCCGCGTTCATCGGTCGCGGGTCCGAGATCGACATCCCCGTGCGGGAGTTGCCCCGGATGGTCGCCGACCTGAAGGCCCCGCCGGGGGTGACCGACGTGGTGTTCGTCACGGACGCGAAGTGCCGCCTCCCGGCCGACGTGCGGGAGGCGTTTCTCGCCTGGAAGCAGTCGGCCCGCGTGCGGCTCGTCACGCTGGTGATCGAGAACGCGCCCGGCGACCTCGCCGGCGTCTGCGACGAGGTCCACGTCGTCCGCTCCCTCGGCCCGGACGGCGACGCCGTCGGCCGGGTGCTCTCGCTGTAACCCGTCGCCCGGCCGCCGCACCACCACGACCCGCGAGCGGACACGGCGTCCGGCCCCGGCGTGACGTGGTCTCTGCCGGTTCCGACGCGCCCGTCCCGGCCGCGCGCTGGGGAGGGTCGCTGCACTCCCGTTTCCCACCCACCGGAGGTGTCCCATGCCCGCGACCGCCGCGGCCCCGTTCCCACTCCCCATCGGCACCACGCTGCTCGGCGAGGTGATCTCGTGGACATGCTCGGGGGTGACCGTCACCCACCCGACCCTGCTCGCCGCCCTCAAGGACGCCGGCCTCGACGAGAACGTCGCCCGCGAGCTGGCCCCGAAGCACGCCTTCACCCGGGCGTGCAAGAAGCTCTGCGACCGCCGCATCATCCGCCAGGTCGGCGAGGACGAGGCGAGCGTCCGGTTCCAGTTCACGGCCGAGAGCCGGGACGGGGACCGGTTCGAGTACGCCCTCGAAACCATGCTCACCCTGGACAAGAGGACCGGGTCGGTGACCTGCGACCTGCCCGGCCTGGCGACGCTCGCCCAGGAGGAGCTCGACCGCGCGACCGACGCCCGGACGGGAAGTGACGTGACCAAGGTGATCCAGAAGCTGTTCGAGCGCCACGCGGACCTGTTCCCGGTGCGCCCGCAGGGCGGCGTGTACTTCGTCCCGGACCGCCACGGCGCGTTCGTCGACAAGGTGCAGGTCATGCTCGGCCGGCTGAACGGCCAGATCCTCCGGTTCCCCGTCCCGCGCGGCCTCCCCGAGGGGGATCGCTCGGTGAAGGAGTCGGTCGCCGCCGGTCTCGCCGCCCTGGTGGACGAGCACCGCAAGGCGGTGGCGGCGTTCGGCATCGACACCCGGGAGGACACGCTCAAGCGGGCGGCCGACAAGATCCGCCAGACCCGGCTGAAGG carries:
- a CDS encoding integron integrase codes for the protein MTDTRSRVLIAGSRTFADYPLLCATLDRLLAGRGPVAVVSGGAGGADRLGERYAAARGLAVERYVPDWDAHGRAAGPIRNREMVAGCALAVFFWDGQSPGTADAIARARKAGVPVEVVRYADPAPPPGTPAPPARAVPQATPVAPPAPPTGGPPPPPAPRLLDRVRDALRVRHYAIRTERAYTDWVRRFVLYHDKRHPDGMGAAEVTAFLTHLAVEGEVSASTQNQAFSALLFLYRHVLGAEPGKIAGVVRAARRRAEPVVLTRPEVTAVLRKMPDPYRLMCELMFGSGLRLMEVLRLRVKDIDLDRAEITVRMGKGGKDRRTVLAEAVRPRMLLQLDEVRRVHELDLAAGRGRVWLPEALARKLPGAAAEYKWQWVFPSGRLSIDPRSGEERRHHAHESSLSRAVTGAVAAAGLSKRATSHAFRHSFATHLLEAKYDIRVIQELLGHANVETTMIYTHVLNKGGRGVQSPLDAE
- a CDS encoding DUF6940 family protein; its protein translation is MSVKVLALDLERTLIDNALSGRPRPGLSEFRWETPSVTADTVSRPFEYVVLDTPGLARAADPEAFAEYFPRAADGVVEFTNLGGDAVLIAPSPVADRSAYGHLGAFVRHAPETQRDALWRAVGEAMARRIGAKPVWLSTAGAGVPWLHVRLDDRPKYYGFAPYR
- a CDS encoding SMI1/KNR4 family protein, with the translated sequence MVEASVTQLRELALAIPRPGCEWEDRPRFDSPTAPEIVAAFERAAGFPLPADFRAFLASTGGVVGMSVHNGYWLGSVDRLSLSDFPQSAGGESVAPVGTDGGGNAFLLSASGRVWRWDHETGSVSQVATTFAGFLERVVADWAAYVADTPGWRFLV
- a CDS encoding recombinase family protein encodes the protein MSRQKIVIYCRYSSDMQRADSCADQERAVRAVLMRHGYAADDIIVIKDEAESGTKTAREGFQLLRAMIARGEVAAVAVDDQSRLARDNNSFAFIQDLVFAGGRFLSTGEGIDTDVSGWELKVQVLQLHHGQTVRDLQHRVRRGQEGRVRADGSAGDFPYGYESFYLDPDWAAQLARRGPKPKKGVRVCEVEAGWVLQVFAWFVAGYSIGWIARELTRLGVPKGGRATTPGWHPQQVHRILTNAKYVGHWVWGMTTTVRDSGGRKKQAAVPRGQEVTRDRPDLRIVEQGVWDRAATRLAELGATFGTKDGQKRRGPKPNPADIYPRSPLGGILTCGACGAKLWLHHSNARRYYACPGAKKGLCGMTTQVPADRAEGALTAYLLDLLRGWPDWMGVLFRLTCDAVRAAADRVPAERERDARRADDLDRQIRNLVDALAAGGLSSPAVAARLREAEGEKAEVERRLAGYAAVGSAAVALPDEAWVAARLGEWAARAASAAGPESLLRLALASAAAEPVIAAGKKRGFVRLRVRVNAWGALAAAAGDSLPATVRHAPAAPADPGPEFSLDLGEPTAMDRWAPAIAEWRAAGVTWEEIVRRTGMDLNRVFVAWKRYTGASGDGPQAA
- a CDS encoding 3'-5' exonuclease, with the protein product MTRLRHLTLDRPLAVIDLESTGTDPATDRVVEVAVLTVAPDGTDELFATRVNPGRPIPAAASAVHGIGDADVRDAPAFAALAPVLARRLAESDLAGFGIAGFDLPLLVNEFARAGVAFSLAGRAILDALAVYRRHEARTLSAAVAFYLGRDHADAHAAGADAVAAAAVLDAQVARYGLPAAPADLHAVLVEVDVAGKFRRGPGGAVVFAFGKHAGRPLADVARTDADYLGWMLTRPFLVDAHDLVRAALAAVHGRR
- a CDS encoding AAA family ATPase; this encodes MNVFRPPPPPDPARDKFALARKELSAALIERDEEIDLALTALLANEHVLLVGPPGCGKSLLLDSLLSWTGGSKFSILLTKFTTPEEVFGPVSLAGLKEDRYVRVTAGRLPEADFAFVDEVWKASSAVLNTLLKILNERTYDAGDGVARRVPLRLCVAASNEWPSPDTGKELSALLDRFVLRATVSPIRSQAGRQRLLWTRDHAPKLTTAVTPAEVDQARRRAQSLPWSAEAKEALEVILKELAKEGVRPGDRRQFKTVGVVQAFAYLCGADEVQPEHLEVARHTLWDDPQEQPQAAARVIAKIANPVGMRVTQLLLEVEEVLAAAEVRNLADAARAAAKLAEVDRQLAGLTGNGRVAAGRAYVKDQLRQLKLASIEAV
- a CDS encoding DUF6744 family protein, whose protein sequence is MPATAAAPFPLPIGTTLLGEVISWTCSGVTVTHPTLLAALKDAGLDENVARELAPKHAFTRACKKLCDRRIIRQVGEDEASVRFQFTAESRDGDRFEYALETMLTLDKRTGSVTCDLPGLATLAQEELDRATDARTGSDVTKVIQKLFERHADLFPVRPQGGVYFVPDRHGAFVDKVQVMLGRLNGQILRFPVPRGLPEGDRSVKESVAAGLAALVDEHRKAVAAFGIDTREDTLKRAADKIRQTRLKVEAYAELLSEEKGRLDRELASARDELRHKVDQLAATAVA